TGTACTTATGGCATCTCTACTGGACTGTTTTGAATATATTCTGTCTGTATTTGTAGCATCTAGGTTGGACTTCTTGTGAATATGTTTTATCTGTACTTACGGCATCTCTACTGCACTGTTTTGAATATATTCTGTCTGTATTTGTAGCATCTAGGCTGGACTTcttgtaaacatattttatctGTACTTATGGCATCTCTACTGGACTGTtttgaatatacattttttattctgTCTGTATTTATGGCATCTGTGCTGGACTGTTTTGAATATATTCTGTCTGTTTTTGAAGCATCTGGACTGGATTTCTTGTGAACATATTCTGTATGAACTTCTGGCATCTCTACTGGACTGTTTTGGATATATTCTGTCTGTACTTATGGCATCTCTACTGGACTGTTTTGAATATATTCTGTCTGTATTTGTAGCATCTGGGTTGGACTTCTTGTGAACATATTCTATCTGTACTTATGACATCCCTACTGGATTGTTTTGAATATATTCTGTCTGTATTTATAGCATCTAGGCTAGACTTCTTgagaatatattttattatatgtatttatgGCATCTCTACTGGACTGTTTTGAATATATTCTGTCTGTATTTGTAGCATCTATGCTGGATTTCTTGTGAATATATTCTATCTGTACTTATGGCATCTCTACTGGACTgtttgcccgcccgcttagctcagtaggtaagagcgttggtctacggatcgcggggtcgtgagttcgatcctcgggcgaggcgtatgttctccgtgactatttgataaacgacattgtgtctgaaatcattagtcctccacctctgattcatgtggggaagttggcagttacttatggaaaacaggtttgtactggtacagaatccaggaacactggttaggttaactgcccgccgttacatgactgaaatactgttgaaaaacggcgttaaacccaaaacaaacaaacaaaactgctGGACTGTTTTGAATATATTCTGTCTGTATTTATGGCATCTGTGCCGGATTGTTTTGAATATATTCTGTCTGTATTTGTAGCATCTTGGCTGGACTTCTTGTGAACATATTCTATCTGTACTTATGGCATCTCTACTGGACTGTTGAATATATTCTGTCTGTACTTGTAGCATCTTGGCTGGACCTCTTGTGTAGATATTCTGACTTTACTTGTAACATATTGACCGGACCTTTGTCTTTACTTGTAACATCTTGGCTGGACCTTTGTCTTTACTTGTGGCGTCTATGCTGGACTGTTTTGAATGTATTCTTCTCTTCGTGTAGCATCTGGACTGGACCTCTTGTAAATATATGCTGTCTTTACTTGTGGCAtcggtggacggatagctcaatggtttgcacactggccttccaatcctgaggtcgggggttcgatccccggcagccaCTCGGGAAtgttcagaaacgcttttcagtgtttcccatccaaatagaggtgtactggtcaggaacccaggcaatccttgcgtgtatcagtgctacacactgggcacgttaaagacccagacgagctaggctaagttagccggacaagcctgtatctgatttctgatctctctgtcgtgggggctttgtctcactctgtctctctgggcagatcgctctgtgtctgtactagtagaggatgaattatgcgccctgcatatgtcgctgcatttgaactatgtaaagcgcctttgaatgtgaaattgatcatgaaaaggacgcaatataaatctgatataataataataataataatctgtgCTGGACTGTTTTGAACATATTCTTCCCTTCGTGGAACTGGATTTCTTGTGAACATATTCTGAATAAACTTTGGCATCTCTACTGGACTGTTCTCAATATATTCTGTCTGTATGTTGTGTTCTCGTAATTCCGTGGCTCTTAATCGGCAAAATTGCGCATGCGCATTTGATGTTAGGTATTACcatgttgtttttaaacaaaaagtagcTGCAACTTTTCAATATAAACAAGCTAAGTCAAAAAATCAACAAGatataacagaaaatgaaaaatgtttgttgACCTACATTAGTCTGGAACAGCTGGCGGCTTCTCGTTGAATCCATGGTTCTGACTGGCTGACTGACTGATGATCTCTATGGTGAAGGGTACCTTGACAAATTACACTGTTCAGCATTTAGTTAGGGGACTGCTTTATGTGTTGCTATAATTTTGTCACAGTCGGtttgcatgtttgtattttaattaataGTTTTTGTATACCATCCTATTTTTCTTTAgcatataaaaaaacaaagtaaaCTTTAAAAGTTATGAATCATTTAAACGTCTAAACTGGAACATATTTACAGAGTTTCTTTTGCACAAGTTCAGTTACCTACTGCACACATTGGGGGCATAGAAAAGTACTATGCCTCCTGACAACATGCACTGAAGTACACAGGGCTAAATGGGCCCAGTGACCGCACTTGTCGCACATAGCCCAAATAACAATCTACAAGAAAGATAAGTCTTTCAAGTTTGGTGGTGATATTCGTTTACATATGCAGCACAAGTCCTGCTCCATTATCTCCTCGCCAGTGTCGGATCCATAAGAATCATCACCATCTTCAGCTGATAAAGCCTTTGTTTTCAGGttcaaaccatttgttgatgGTTTTGGGGATTGCGGTTCTCGTGCTGACTTGTAAATTTTAaactgagttgttttttttttttttttttttttttttttagctttttttttgtcttttgctTGATGTTGAATTAGTTTCATCTGTAATTCTCATTCCAGAGTGGTCAGACTGTGTATTTTCTTTCTCATTTTCTgtaatttcagttatgtagctATCTTCTGTTATTGCTCTACGACCAGGCTTTGGTTTTGGAGTTTTAGATACTTTTTTCTTCAAGGCACAGTCACATGTTTTACATTGTCCATCATCTACTACTTGTTTTTCCACTTTCACTTTGAGGAACTCTTCAACTGCCTCTTTCCCGGACTTGATTGCTTTGGACTTTGCTAGGGGCCTTTCTTCCCTGAAGCCTTCACCGGGCAGGAGCTTTTGTAAGGGAACTTCTGTTGGTCCAAAGGGGGAAGATTCCAGGTATTTTTTAACCTTGACATTATATTGAGTGGGGTCATTGCTTTTAGATAAACTTTGCAAGCTATCTGACACATGTCAAAACGCGTTACAGTTTTGCCAATATGTGTACTCATATAAATTGCACATTCATTATAGTACTGAGACTTGAACGGGCCAAAGGTGGAAACGTTCAGTGGCTGGAGGAGATGCGAAGTATGTACGGCAAAACAAATAATGTTATGTTCCTTGGCCCATGTAATCAATGTTTGGTTAATATGGGAACCGTGGCCATCATATATCAGAAGGACTTTCTCATTACCCGATGCCTGACCTCTCACATGAGGATATAACTGGCCTATATTAGAGTTTGACCATACAGTTTCTGACATTTCACATTTTGCACCAGGAGTTGCTCCTTTCATCAGGTCTGGACGATAACCTTTGCCTTTAAATACAAGGAAAGGTGGGAGAGAATTTCCAATGGCATTTGAACATCCAATTAATATAATTGTGGTAGATCTTGGTGAAGTAATGGCCTGGGGTTTACTGTTGATAGGTGCAATAACATTTGGTGGTCGGTGTTCAGGCAGCAAACCAGTTTCATCaacattgtaaatattttgagGCTTATCATGGAGTTCATATTTGTCATGTACTTGCTTAAGGTTTGTATAATAGTTCTGCAGTACTTCAGGTGTAGTGGAACGGGCTCTAGTACTATCTAGCTTTTGTGGCTTTAAAGAGCAAGTCTATGCTCCCATCTTTTCTTGAATGCATATAACCAATTGTTACTGATTGCCTTATTGTTACTCTTTTTGCCGAGATCGTATGCCAGTTCACCAGCAGTATGCTGGAGCTGAACATTAGTAATACCATAACCCAGCTCAGTCATTGTTTCAATATGTTCTACCAAGGTGGGTTCTTCTTCGTGAGTATAAGCTGTCTCTTTACCTTGCTTGAAACTTAAAGGATTTACTATACCCTTAACCCTGTCTCATAAAGTCTGCTCAGGAACGCCATATTGCAGTGCTGCCCGTTGCACAGGTACACCCTTTTCTCTCACAGCATCATAGGCCTTCTGCATGCTCTCAGCAGCATATATTCTGTATTTCTTTTCAATCTTTTTTGGCTTtgtctaaaaaacaacaacattcaaCATCTGACTGGCAAAATGTGACCATTTTAAGACTATTAGATTATACAAAAAACGTCTAAGCATGGACAAGAGAAAAGGGCAAAAAAATAGAAGAAACTCATTACACATGCAACAAATCATTGCTACGAGGGACATAATGTAAACTATTTTTCTGCAATAACTATAGCTGCGGTAGGCAACTCTGGGCGAAGCTTAAGTCACGTGACCTGCATCATGTCTGCTGCTGCACTCGGCTGCATGAAGTTTTGACAAATATCGCAAATTTACAAGTGCAAATGTCGAATTGTAAGTGTTTTTCGGGAAATTGCGTGTTTGTATTCGTGCATTACTGCATAGTTTTAAGTAAATAAGCTATGATTACCTGTTAATTGCGCATTTTCGGATGCTGACAaatctttgtttactttttgagAAACTTGCATGGACTTATTCTATCTGTACTTATGGTATCTCTATTGGACTTTTTTAATATACTAGTAGTCTGTCTGTACTTATGGCATCTATTCTGGActgttttgaataaaatctgtCTGTACTCAGTGTTGCACCTGGACTGGACCTCTTATGAACGTATTATTCTCGAGTTTGTACTTTTGACATCTATGCTGGACtgtttttaatatattctgtCTGCATGTGTAGCATCAGGCTTTTGTGAACTTTTGGAATAGTtgacaatatttttatatttccaaggttatCTGCAGTTTTCTAAATAAACATATCTCCTGGTGAAATGATGCCTTGACCTAAATATACAGCTGTCTGAACTATATTACAGAGATAGCTGTATGTCTGACAAAACTATCTCTTGGTGACccagaaatatttctacaaaatacATACATTACACTGGTAAAATACTTTGATGCTGAAGTGTTTTTCATCATGTGCACACATTTTTTAGAAAAGCTGAATTTTGCAATACAAAGATAAGATTATAAACTAGTATATTATGATGGGTTAGGGATGTGActggaatttcattttttttaaacctgaCTTTAGATTTGCTTGAAAAAGAAAATTCCGGCttcaatatattgaaataaaaagttctGGCTCTAACtgagaaaaaatatatccagGTCAAATTCTAATAAAATTTTTTCCATTACTCTGAAAACTATATCCtttacttttaaattgttttttgtttaacattttataattgcaaaatatatataatataatatataattacctTTACATGACATATATGTTGGGGTTTAATTATTTTGCATGAATACTAGTATTACATTAGGGAAGAAATGCACTTTTTGTAACTGCACTATATATACACAAATGATAGATATTGCTTCATCCCCAGTTTCTATTATTAGATGtagtttctgaatgaaaatgctTTGAGATATTTTTCGATCATATAATCAAGCTAAAATACAGCAATTTAAACACTCATAACTTTAATGGGTGTCTTGAAATAAACTGTCTATCTAAACTTCCTGAATCGAAGGTTTATTTGCTTTAATCATATCACATCGACAGTGTGTAAGGCAAGGGcaaaagttctttttttatcTGTTATCTTTATTTAAAACATGAGTATATTAAATAGCCTTGCTAGTACAAGTCCGGCGGTAAGACGCAGAGTAAAACTCAAAGAACCGTGAGTTCGTCCCtctgctcctccaactaaaattactaatatTCTTCCGGACACGAGTCCCTCCCATGTGCATGTGTGCTGTGCTATTGGCATGCACACTTGCATTACTTTACCAAAACTTCAAGACTCCCTCCCGTGTGCGTGTGCGCTTTCCTGATGGAATTCACACGCGCATTATATTTCTAAAACCCAACGGTTGCTTCCTAAATGTCAGGTGGTTAAATTCCATTCCTTACTGACCTCCGCATTTGGAATGAAGGATAATCTTACGCATGGTACACACTATTGAATTATTCGCTTTCAGCTGTGaagtattttttatacatttttgatcTCGAAATAGACACAGTCCTGAATACAAAAATGGATACAAACAAATGAACCGTTGTACACCTCTGATAGGCGAGGAAGAGTGAACCATAAGTTTTGTAATTTAAATCTATCAACGTTTAAGGTATTTAAAAGTATACAGAATAATAACAATTCTTAAATAACGACATTGTTAACTATTGTTTTCAATCAGGAAAGAGGAAGAAGGAACAGTGAAAACGtgaagaaaattaaaaaccaaTCGGCACGGTCGTATTAAAATGACTCATGGTTTCGAGCATTTGGGATAACTGCAGCGCTGTTTCAAgtcaatttttataaatattgtgGCAAACCATGAAACAGATGGCAGCCTTCTCACTGATGCGAGTCTTTGGAATATTTGCACTTGCAAGTAGTTTTCGGTTTCTAAAGTTTTAGCATGTTGTACATGTGACgaaaagaaaaaagtattatTGGCATTAAAAGCGAAATGCTCTTCTGAAAATTTTGTCATATAAGTTGCTAAAATCACTTAGGTAATATATTGCTTTCTTACAGAGAATGGTAACCACATATtgtataacttttttgtttgaaaacacaattatatacctgttcttaatttaaaatatatatatatattaaaaaaaactcaGATTGTTCATTCACAACAGTTCttacaaaatttcttctttaatagGGATATTTTTAAGTATCAAAATGTAGCGAAACATATTTTTGCAACTAAGAGCTGAAACACCACTTTATATGGGGCCCGGAATAAGGAGAATAATAAATTCAAACGGTCGTCGATGTCAGCCAGTCATctgaatgtataaataaatgcTTATGTTTAATCAATTATCAACATTATGATGTCATTCCACAAATATTGTATTAGCTCTGCAAAACAAGACCACTcgcatatttttctttaaatcttaTCTCGAGTTTCAGTCTGTATTTAAGCCTTGAATTAATTTACCAGATTTTCTGCAGCAAATTGGCAAATTACTTGTTTACATTGGTCTGGAATCTAAAATGAGCTGGTTGTAAAAAATGTTTCTCTGGATATATGTATGGTTTTACTTCACAATCACGCTGACTTCCGGTAAGAACTTAATTTTATGTACATGAATATAACAATTAAAGTACCTGTAGTTTGCTAGGACTTCAGTCCTAAATATTTGCTGGTTTGCTTGTTCTAGTgaaacgattttttttaaaagttttctaaaatCTAGGTAGTCTGTTCAACTGATCTGTCTATAGTACAGAGTCAATATGTAGTATAAAGACGTTGAAAAATCTAAATTCTAGTTCACATTGGTCGCATCATGGGTCTGCGAAAAAAGATGAGTATTTCAGATAAACAGTTTAAAATCATCAGTTTTGAACTCTAAAATGATCATTATTTACGGCTTTATACTCTGGATAAAATTTGTCCGTTTTTAGCTGCAACACTTTTCGTAAGGAAAACAACGTGAAAGAGTCgcgtaaaagcatatattttaattattgagTTACtagaatttttctttttctcccTAATTTTAACATACAGTGTCTAGCGAatcaaaataaaacgaaaatgatGAAAACGGAGCATTAGAAGCAAAGTGAAACGGGCTGTGGAAAATATCAAGCCTAAGGGTAGAAATAATACTGCCCGATAAGTTCACATGAACGTATCTAAATTATAATTGCTGCAACTTATCAAAACATgtgaaaaagtagaaaaaaatggtagcaatatatggaaaaaaatgaaatttttgacaAGAACAATTTTCAAGATTATGCTTAACAACAGTGCAGCGTACATATCCATGCGGTAACTAATAAGACCTTTAATGGCACCCAGGATTTTATACTTTCTGACTTATGAGTTAACTTTGGGTTTCTGCGACCTTTACTTTTTAAGAGTCCAAAGACGAAACTATTAGGATTTAATTTACCTATCCTATCACACTACTTTCACTAGCAGCTTGGAATTTCTTTAAAGTTATATGAACGTCAATGCCCTTCCACAAATTCATAAAAGAAAATCATCTCCGTATGAGTAAAATAAGTAAGACGTGTGTCTGTAAGGCTCAATTTTTCGTGTTAATATTATGCAGTGTTTGTTGGGGCGCAGTTTGCAACTGAAACATGTGTGGAGGCCAGTCATACACAGAAAAGCTCGCGGCTGGATTGCACAGACGGATATATCTCTGATGTCACCGTCAAATCTGGAATGGGGAAATGCAAGCAAACAGGGGGTAAGAATCTAGGCGTAAAGAcagcaaatgaaaatatattattgcaATTTTTTATCTTCAAGTGCTTATTTGATTGGGGAATGAAGAGTTAGACCAACTGGAAGTGCCTTGAAAGCAATGGTGGTGTTCTGCATAAAAACTCAGACATAGCGCCacgcaaacaaacaaactattatttgtaaaattttagtCACGTTTGTAAACACTGTATTGATAGTTCTGacatatttttaattacaatGAATGTCTGCTTTCATGGCACCTCATTATAAACGATATTATGATGTACCTCCGGCAACATTTCCCactaaaatacagttgaaactcgtgGTCTAGAATTCAAAGGGATCGAGCTTTTTACttcgaaatttgaatttaaataatattttatgcaCGTGTTTTCGGGTCGGGGGTAGGAAATGTCTTCTAGATAGCCGGAagtttgagataagcgagttatGTTCCTGTCAAAATACACGCATTTGACGATATGTGTTGGTTTCTCAGGTGGATGTTTAGGTATGACACCAGCTTTGATGGTTAACAGCATGAATTGCTATTGGCACAACACTTGCTTGATAAACTGGCCACAGGACCCAATTGTCTTTACGGAACCTGATGTGACTGACCGCACATGTTTGGGAATGGAACCAGCTTTCATGAGGATCCGCTACAACTGTTTCAAGCCGACTGACCACCAGGAAGATTATGGTTATGTTAAGTTGTCAGGAAATGGttaatatacaataaataaattattttatacaaaattacaaCGGATGGGGTAGGACTGGTTATAGCCACTTTGTAACTATAAGCCAATAATCGTATGGTTTTGTCGACAAGAAACTTATTTATCTATGTAAACTTATTATATAACTACTCTAGAAAGGCATTCAAAGCATCATCCTTAGTCGTCTTTTCTAAGAACATTTGACGTTCTGTGATTTGCTGAATATGTTGTTATACCGATGCAATTGCCTTTTCTTGACGTTTATGTATCAGAAAAGTTGCCTATATTAAAGTATGACTGCTCAAGTACTGCTATATATTATGTCGAACCTACAAAACATAAACTATTGCGATTTTCTCATCGTAGAGCAAGTTAAAACCTTTATTGATAACGTTTTACTTTACATATGAGATAGgagtcagttttattttttttttcaattttaacaatACATCGTCATTCTGTATTTTACAGATGTTCAACCTAAAAGACTTCTTATCGACATGTGCAGTGACCTGAAAGATGGGAAGTCTGTTTACACGAGAAATGGAGATTCTCATATGGCTGGGATTATCCGGAGCCACAAACTCCATCCTTGGAACTATTCAAATCAGCCTAGAAAATGTTCAGTGAAGATCTATTGGCCAACAGGACAAAGGCTTGTGGTAACAATTCAAAACATAGATCTAAGTGAGGACGACCAACTTATTATTGGAAATAGGGGTAGGGTGCCAGTTAATGTTTCTTCCTCGGAAACTTTCAGTTTCTCAAACGGAAGCATTACGACAATCGTGTTTAATGTTGGAGAAGAGTCAAACAGTGGAAAAGGCTTCATACTTTGCTTCAAATGTAAGTTCATCTTTTCTATATGAGAAACAAACAACTGtcacacaaaaataaaacaggtatgaCACACTGGAATTTCGTAGGACAAATATCTAACACCACCGGTACgatagtttaaaataaaataccaaCTGTAGACAGTTTTTACTTGTCATTGCATTATGCATGGATATGATTTTCCGCTTTAGTTGCTCACTAAACTAACTGTCTTGGAAGCAAATAAATACAGAAGTGATAGCTTATCTGGAATCACTCAAAGAATCCTATGTTCaagaaaatgatgtaaaaatagaCAGGTCAGGTGGCATTTGCCCATCTGGCACCTGCTTCACATATGCACGTGTTGTTAGCATATCGATGTATGCGTTAAATTTCTCAAAGTAGAACCTATGgcagcatagaatgcaacaaaaagataaaaaaaaaaaactcactcGCTCTGATCGGGTCTATTCATGAGAGGCAAAGAAATGTGTAACGCTGCGCTcatgaaccccccccccccccccccccccccccccccccccccccccccccccacccccacacacataCAAAGATCTCCGGCTTAGCCGAAATTTTGTTATACATCTAAATTGAATGGACTCCTTGATCCCTAACGGACGCGAAAATATAAAACACGGAATCAGGGGAGTCTCATTTTGTCAAAACTCATGATTATAATGACTGAGGTTAATAAT
This is a stretch of genomic DNA from Mercenaria mercenaria strain notata chromosome 4, MADL_Memer_1, whole genome shotgun sequence. It encodes these proteins:
- the LOC128556490 gene encoding uncharacterized protein LOC128556490, translated to MFLWIYVWFYFTITLTSVFVGAQFATETCVEASHTQKSSRLDCTDGYISDVTVKSGMGKCKQTGGGCLGMTPALMVNSMNCYWHNTCLINWPQDPIVFTEPDVTDRTCLGMEPAFMRIRYNCFKPTDHQEDYGYVKLSGNDVQPKRLLIDMCSDLKDGKSVYTRNGDSHMAGIIRSHKLHPWNYSNQPRKCSVKIYWPTGQRLVVTIQNIDLSEDDQLIIGNRGRVPVNVSSSETFSFSNGSITTIVFNVGEESNSGKGFILCFKFISDEDQGIKNACESIMTNGMITNLKPDMDDPDPLSPHQDKMTTSTITTPAIITPAVNNPSIPKRCLQKKTEKARLRCAKRRNGKGRNGKKKKQGKRNKRKKDKKRSRKKTT